From the Papaver somniferum cultivar HN1 chromosome 2, ASM357369v1, whole genome shotgun sequence genome, the window cacacaaatagcctgctcttataccatattaaagtctgcgggcacccaactcaaaaccaattaacaatgagtggagaggctctAATAGATTATAAAAtgcaggatcttaaataacccaatCATGTGGGACTAATAACCTCAACAGCAAATGAATCAAATTACTTCGGCCCCTATCTCGTACTTCAAGTCAATATCATAGGAATAACAAATCCTATCTGGGGAGTACTCTGTAGGAACCCACtgcttgttccgttgcttgttcCGTTAATTCTTCTCTTGCCTTCTTTTTCATGTTAATAATTGTCATCTTTGGGACATGGGATTTCTTAGTGGTCTAAGACACAATCTTGATTTCGGGTAAGGGCTTGGCTTACGACGTGCTTGCGTGTTGGCTTGCTTAGACGACTTGCTACTAGCCAATTGAAAACAACATAGGTGAGTTCCGGGGAAAAGAGAATACTTGAGCAAGGGCTGTTAAGAGCTCCTGATGTTCTAAAGTATAAATAAAGATCGATGTGAAGGTCAGCAGCAGCGGGTCCAAAGACCTGAAGTTTCAAGCACCAGTCTTATCTTTCTTCCTCCAGGGTAAAGGCCCAGCTCTTCCAACAAGCTATGCTAGGCAGGCGGCCCTGGTAGAAAGGGATGTAATATTAATTTGTCGTTTCAATATTAGATTCGGTCCCATCTTTCCGCGGGAAAAGAGATACTAGTGATGTCGCCTCCTTTCCTGTATTCCCGGTATCACTTACCAATAGCCACTACGAAGAATCTAGAATTTTCGGTCCCTCTCTTCCCGACAACTGCTAGAATGAAGAACTGGCAACCACCTTCCCGGCGAAGCAGAAAACAAAGGCGCGTAATTAGTAAGACTATCTCGGGCGACCTGCGGGCATATACCTCTAATTGCATAGTAGAGTCATTTCATCCCAGATTTTGATCAGTAAAGAATTCCTCAACCTCCTAAACTCAAACTCTAGTCCCATTAGCTGATCTGCGACTAAGGAGCCGATATGTGTTGTAGTTACATAAATGAAGAGACAACAGATATGCGACATTCAACCGATATGCAACAGTCCTAGTACATTGTTAGTTGTGGTATAGCTCTTAGTAAGGCGTAGAGCAGTAGCAGTATTCACTTTTCCTGTTACAGAATCGACTCTGAGCGCTGTTTATGGCACGGTTAACGATGTCTTTAGGTGTTAGCCCTTCTTTCGCTGGTATTGAGATCTGGGAATAAGGAGTATCTAGACGCGTAAGCTAGGTGTCTTTTCGTGAATGCTCTTTCCTGCTAGATGGGATTTCCGTCTGATGAAATCACCCTAATTAAAAGACAAGAAATATCGTCGAAAATACAACATCTTTTATATGAAAAAAGGTATAAGTTTCATTCAACGAAACAAAGTAGAAGAGTTTTATCTTACTGGGAACGATTCAATGATAGGTCTGGAACGAGCTGTTATATatcctttttctttcttgttgATCTAAGTCTTCATTCAGTAAACTCATAAGAGAATAAAAACTTCAATACGGACAAAACAAAAGCAAGATTCACAAGAATGACGTGTCATGTTAGAAGGGATGATTGGAGTCGGGGAAGGTAGGgatttttttatctcttttttccCTTAACTGTATTTGTACTGGCTCATATAGCAGCTTATGCTTCAAAGTTGAGCGGGGAAGTTGGGAAGGGTAGCAAGAGTTTTTGAAGGTGCTTAAGATAGGTCTTGACCATAGCATGCCAAGGATGACTATTAGTTTCTTCGGTTAATTGGAAAAAGAAGGATTGACAATAAAAGATCTTTGATTACGATGAAAAGAAAGACTCTCAAATAGACCGAGATCCAACTAAGGGTCATTTCTTGGTGAACATAATCTGCCATCATTTCTTCGATTCCTGCATTTATGTGTCATAATAAAGAGAGGTTCAGTAGGGAAATGAAAGAGACGAGAATCGACGGAAGCAGGGGTTAGTCGACTTCAAGGGTGGGTTTGAGGACTCACTCGTGACTAGAAGTGATGGTAGGGAATTGGATGATGTCATACTTTGTAAACTGCCACTTAGTTGTTAAAGTAAGGGAGAAACTCACTTTCTTGTCCTACAAGTAGGTCCGGAGATTCGAAATAACTCGACCGTAGATGCCTCTCCTTTTAGTCGAGTAAGAGAAATATACTTAACCCACCTAGGTTGTTTACTTACTTGTTATACGTATAGATTCATCCCCTCTTCGAGCTTGAATTGCTCAAGATTCCTTCATCTTCATATACCTCCCCACCAATAGATAGAGACAAATGGGAATAACCAAACCACATCTACAAAATTCCAATACCATGCAGCTGCTTCAAATCCAACATGATGCTCCTTGGTTAGATGACCAATATATTGGCGGAAACCACCGACGATCGAGAAGAGAGTCCCTATAATCACATGAAAACCGTGGAAGCCGGTTGCTAAGGAAAAGGTAGAACCATATACACTGTCCGAGATCGTGAAGGGTGCTTGGTAATATTCCATTACTTGAAAGTCAGTGGATACTAGAGCCATTAAAGCGGTAGCTACTAAAGCATAAACTGCGCGTCTTTCCTTCCCCGCGATTATAGCATGATGAGCCCAAGTTACGGCATCTCCAGATGAAAGGAGAATAAGGGTATTAAGAAAAGGGATTGCCCAAGGATCTAAAACAAGAATCTCTTTTGGAGGCCAGTAGGATCCGATCTCTACCGTAGGTGACAAAGACGAATGAAAGGACTCCCAGAAGAAAGCGAAAAAGAATAGAACCTCTGACACTATGAAGGGAATAAAACCATATTGAAGTACATCTTGTACGACTTTGGTATGATGTCCTTCCAAGGTGGATTCGCGTAGAACATCGTGCCGCCATTCGAACATGGTATAGAGGATAAAGATGAGACCTAAACTGAGAAATCTTGCACCCTCTTGATATGAATGCATGTACATCACACCTCCTACGGTAGTTTCTAAAGCCCAGAGTGAACCTAAAATAGGCCAAGGACTTGGATCTACCAAATGAAAAGAATGCCTCTGAGATTCAATCATAACAACTTTGACTCATTGTAGTAAACCTTCCAACTTCCCTCTTCATAATACCTTCTAAACTGAGAAGGGATCTTTGGGATCAAAACTTTCTCTAACAGTACAAGGTGGGAAGGTTCTTTCATTATGTTGGTAGAAGTCTTTCTAGACTCTTTTCAGTCGAGTCTCTTTGAGCCTCTCCCTGCCTTGTGGATCAAGACAGTAAGTAAATTCCCATAGGTCGAGGGTTGGTCGGAGCCGATCTAACGATCGAGTGTCTAAGGTCCCTAAAGGTCCCCTCCTTTAAGAAGCTCCGACGAACGATGTGAAGGATTCATTCTTTAAAGAACGATGCTTTTTTGACCGTGGAGAACGTGGATTAGCATTATGTCCATACAAGGAATTCCCCATACAGGATTGACATAAGTGCTAGATGAAGACTTCGAGAGAAAATAGAATATGTTTCTTTCCATTCCTCGTAAGCCGCTGATCTCTCCGAAGCAAGAAATCAATGTCATTTTCCTCCCTTTTACCATTAAGTCCACAGAGTGGCACTATTGGGAGACTTCCGATAAGCTTGAGTACATGTAGGATAGATCGGTGCTAAAAACTTTGCTAGAGATCGATTCTCCATTGGATGCCTTGCTACGGATCTTGGTCCCCGCTGTGAAAGCACTTCGTTCCGTAGTTTGATAATCCTGCAGATCCCTAGAAACCCATTGGAATCATTAGTTATGGCAATATAAAAATTCAAGAGGAGAAGGCATGACCAGAAGAATTGTGTAAAATAGGTAAATTGATCTAATTGAGGCATGATGGATAGAGATTGAATGATTCCCCCTAGATAGACAGATGTAGGAGTTGCGAAGAAGAAAACtctcttttttttgttggttgttgACCAACGGAAAGCATGGGAGTTTGAGATTCGACCGAACAGGAACTTTCTATGTCAATTCGAGAAAGTGTCTATCTATGTCAATTCAACGTTGACTGACCTGTGATACCTCGAGACGATGGGTTTTTCTAAATAATTGGCTCCCCGGGGTCTTGCCAAACCTGGTTTCCATGTTGATCAGAGTTGTCTTTCTTGCTTGGCTCCTGAGTTATATTAGTAGCGTCTGCTTTATAGCAGGTTCCTAAGCATGCTGCCCCTATTGTTTATGGAAGTAAATCTTGAGATTTGTCAGTTTCTTTTTTGTCAACCCAGGTCGAATGGTCATTCCTAAAAGAGACGATTTGAACCACTGACACGTAATCTTCGGCACAAGGGTCAACCAGTAACAGCCAGAACTGAAAGAAGAATGTAATAGCTCGACCTTATAAGGCTCAAAGAGACTCGAATGCCAAGGAGATGGGCGAGACTAAAAGTAGGCCTAACCCACCTAGAACTCGACTGAACAGGAGGCTAACATGGTACATCTGTTAAGCAAAATGTGCGCTATCCGCCTCAGAATTGGCCGTTAAATGGCTGTCTAAGAAAACACTACAATAAGTGAGGGTTGGATTACTCACCTTAATGGAACTGACGTCTTGTTGTGACAATTATCTAATTGTTGATCGGGGCTTTCAATTTGAGTAGTCAACATCGAAATCTTGGCTCTCTGTTGTTCCGGTTATGGGCTATGTCCTTTGACTCCTGCGAGCTTTGCGACCTTTGTTCAACGCTCCAGATGTATCTCGTTCGGTTCTGCCGAGTTATGTGAACGACCATCTGCTCGTTGGTCCCACCTGCCGTCGGTGAGGCGAGCCTTATTTATGAAAGCGCAGACTGGTTTCGATCTAATGGATGGAAATAGGCCTAAGACTCAAAGGATTCATTTTGATTCCCCCTTCTATTCATGACCGGTCACCCTTATTTCTTTCGAATCCTGGGATCTTGAAACTGACCTGAGATAAGTCCTATCCATGTCCCCCTACTTCACCCAACTTTGGCGCAAGACCCAATTCAATGAGCTTGCTCTGCTATCTATAGAAGTTCATTCTGATAAAGAGCTTAACAGATTCAAGAAAGCTAGCTGAGAATAACTATCTATCTCCCCGGCAAAGTCCTTAGCAAAGGTCGACTTCCCATCAGGCAACCTCCTCTTGTTTGATTCCGTGCACGAGTAAGTACCCGTAAATCGTAGAGAAGACAGAGCGGGGAAAGCTGCCTTATGTAGTTACCTGCTTTTTCATCGAGATTAGCGAATTACGGTATAGGAAGATCTAATATAATCTGGTTCGAGGAGTCTAGCCTTCTTTGCTATTAGTTTCAATATCTGCTGCTTTTGTGCCAACCCTCTAAGGGGGAAGGCAGGAACTTCCGGAAAAATGTTTAATAAGACAATAAGAAAGTAAGAAGTGGCGATATGCCGccttattttataaataaagTCTAAGAGCCGACGGAGAGAGCTTCCAACAGCCTATGAGTGCAAACTAGGCCCCAATTCGGAACAATGTGATGCTTCCTTCTTTAAAGGTCCCTTATCCAATCAATCCTTTTCAACTATATCCTAATGCCCCAAGATCAGATCTCAAAGTCGACGCGAGACACTATTCCCATCAACTGGAAATGCGCATTGGCTCATTACCTTTGTTCACATTGGATTCTCTGCCATCTGATCTTTCTTCATCAATTGAATTGCCCGCTACGCCCCCTCTTGTACTTCGTACTTTTTTCCTTTGCATAGTATACGGGGCTTCACTGATTTCTTTCCTATTAAATTTCTTATGTTGAGAGAAACGAAAAGGTAGTTTACTTGCTTACTTGTTAGAGTAAGGGAGGGAGTCCCTGTAGGAACACCAATATTGTTGTTATAGGTATAACTAGTGCAATAGGTACTCCAACTGTAAAAGGTACTCCTACGAGGATAGCATACCACTAACTAAGAAAAACTTGCGGATGCAGAGCACGAACGTCTGTACTTTAAGAAAAGAGTGTAATCAATGGTAAAGACTCCAACTTGATAATGGTGTCAATGGACGGAATGAACGAACATCTGTACTTTAAGACAAGAGTGTAATGAATGGTAAAGACTCCAACTTGATAATGGTGTCAAGGGACGGAATGAACTGTATCGTAAAAAAATAGGTACAGAGTCACCTTAGAGTAATGGTTTGATCACCAGGGACTGAACCTAATGATCTGTGGCCCTAGAGCCTACTTGCCCACTAGTATAGGTCTAGTCTATAATCCCAGGGATAAACCTTTTGACACTCAAGTAATCCAACCGTGGAAAAAAGGATATGCTTACTTGTTGTAACTGTAGGGGCTTACCTTTACTTTAAGGTAGGAGATGAGCTAGCGAATCATGAGCAGAAACCAAGTGAATTACTTTACTTGGattttttttatctatatttcAACCTTTTCTCCGATGGCTTTTGACGATTGGATTTCTCGAGTCTACTATCCATGCTTTGACCATTTCATTTggcagagaagaaaagaagagatgcgGATTTTGACGGATGTTCTTAGGTTCAGCAACAGTTGAGGAGCCAACCTGCTCGACAATAATTCCATAAACACCTAGCGGAGACGGTGACAACCTAAATAGGAAGATTACAACTCCGAGACATTCCAATAGAAAAACAAATTCTAGTCATTTATGCGGCTATCAATGGATGATGGAAAACCAGCTAGCTCGGATGCTCAGAAACATCGTAAGAGAAGTCGTCCTGACAAACGGTTATTTCAGACCTACGTGGAAAGCTTTCGACGGAAAAAGAAAGTGAGACTCGTGCTGCTAGAAGAATTGATCTGAAAGTTGTTACATCACTAAGGTGCGTATAGCTCCTGATCACTGGCACTTAGTACGAACAACTACCTTAGGACTACGTTCTTACTTTCTGATTGGAGTTTTAACACAAGTAGATCGCTACCCAGAGCAGATGCCGGGAGGCAAGGATCGTAGAATATCTAATTTCCCACGAGCTATGAGACCAACCCAGGTGAAGCAGCATCTCTTTGTCACCTTATTGTTACCTAGTAGACCAAGAGGAGGAGTTCGAGCATAGCGACAGGGGCGTCTAGAAGTCTTGGTCAATTAAAATCTATTTCACTCGGAACTGTAGCCAAGTGGCTAAGGCATGAGTCAGAACTGGGACATTAGAAGAACGGATTGGTAGGATCGACGAGATTTTGTACCCCTGAATGGCAGCTTAGGAGTAGGGTATCTTTCTATTAGCCTTCTTAGGATGGAAGCTTAGTAATAGAATCTACTGGCCGTTATGTTATCAAGGTACCCACGGGCAAAGGTACTGGGATCTAATGTAAGTTATGGGGAAAGATAATTTGCACTAGGAGTGGCATTGCTTCTACGGGCCGTTCTATCTTAGCTTGAATCCCCTAGGCCGTGGATGCCAACTCGACAATGCAAAGGAACGAAACTCATAGCTGACACTTACAAGCCCTAACCTTTTGGGGACGTTCAGATAACCTTGAACCTTTAGCTAACAACTGGGACTTCGAGAGACTCAACACCTTGTGGTCTCCAACTCCAACTTCTACGGTTTACTTTCAGTACAATATAGGAATCCCCTTCAAACGAAACATATAATCACTAACATCCCTACTTGTGAAAATGTGCATGGGACTGCTTGAACTCAACTCATGTTCGGGGATCGAATAATGGGACTTTGCACCTCAACCACGAccataaaatattaaaaaatctaCCTCTTGTAAATGGTCCTTTGATGGAAAGTCAGATGGACAATTCAGATTAACAGTGTTAGAAGCATCCCCTAAAGATAGAGGTAGAAGTCAGCTGGGAATTGGGTACGAGAATTACCACCCAAAGGATGATGTGGACTATCGCATGTACTACCCTATGAGCTGTCCTTTGTCTCTCTTTCATCGTatagagaagaaagattcttttgtACACCCGGTTCACCAGGTTCTACCGAAGTAAAGTAAAGAATCAAAGTCAAAAGCATAGTTTGATCATGGCTCAAGCAGTATGCAAGCAATATGTTAATGTTAACACAAGTATGTTGAACAAAGTTTCAGGATCGGGTACTGAAAGAGGCGAAGGAGATGCATATATGGTATTATAGTGGTACTGGACACGCTCTAGGGGAATAATCTCTTTCTTCTTTCTGCCTTTCTTTCCCATGACGACTAGAAATGGGAAAATCAAACATTTCACTTCGAATTTCGGACCTCAACATCCTGTTGCTCATGGTGTTTCACGATCAGTATTGGAAATGAACGGAGAAGTAGTAGAACGTGCGGAACCACATTTTGGATCACTACATAAAGGGACTGAGAAATTAATAGAGTACAAAACTTATCTTCAAGCTTTACCTTATTCTGATCATTCAGAGGGTGATCGCAGAGTCACTGAATGAAGTCTTCCGTTTATTTCGGAGGTGCTGACCCGCAGCGATGCATAGATGACTAAGTGACATATTAGATATGGCGACGACAACAACATGTCTTAGAAGGAGATAAGAGGTGGATCCAAGGACCCACTAAGAAGACACTAACGTATCTACAACTACATCCTCGAACGGCAGTCAAACGGGGGCGTGAATGAGAGATGCCATCGGAATGATCGGCCGGACAGAGGCTATGGCTGCTTCCTTCCTCTCGGCTTACGTCGAGTCCCTCATCCTAATGGGTAAGTGCCTTCATCCATCTCATCGCACCTACGTACGAGTACCTAACGTCCTTAACAGTCTTTGGGTTGGGTGTGGCCGACCTAGCGGTCGAGTGATGAGGTCTCACCCCTACGGGTCCCTCTCCTTTCAGTCTAGTCCCTCTATTCGGTGTATTAAAGGCTAAGTGTTACTATAGATTGGATTCATATTCGCTATAAATTATAAGGGTCTTCATTCATTGAGATAGGTTGAAAGAGAGGGTATGATCCAAAAGCTTAGTCTCGTGGCCCTAGTGCGTGATCCTTTTACTAAGAAGGAAGTCAGACATCTGAATGGTCGTGAGTGTCTGCGTATCAtaaagaagcaatagaagaatccCATACATAAGGGGGCGCCTTTATTACGATAAATGTCTACTTCTTTGCTTAGTGATTCTATTACATCGGATGGGGTTTCAGGTACTCTTATTAGACTTGGAGGGGCGAAGAGACTCACATGTCCTACATGTGAGGGCCTTGTAAGACAAGAAAGCGAGTAAACTTCCCACCGCGTCTTTCCTCTCCCCAAGGTCGAGCCCTAAAGGTCATTGTGTGTCGGAAAAGGGAGTGAACCGGAAAAGAAGGGGAACTGGGTCGATTTGAAATGGCGAAGCATCCGAAGCATAACTGCACACTCACACCATCTTTGCCGAGAGATAGGATCATTCGGTGGAACCGGTGAACTAAACTTGCTTCTGAATAGATGTGTGGGGCAGAGGGCTCGTGGTACCTGTTGCCCGCCCTTTCTCCTCCGCTTTGAGAACCGTGTGAACGGAGAGTGGCAGAAGGGAAGGAGGTCCTCATACAGAGTAGCACACTGTGACTTGAGCGGGAGACTGGGGAATGGTTTGCGACTGAAGGAAGTAGAGCTCGGCCTCCCGTACCAGCTTTAAAAAAGACACTAGTTGTTACGCTGCCTTCCAATATCATTGAATAGCATGCATGGCCCGGGGAAGGTCACTTAAGTGGGAGAGCCGTGTTATGGGTAACCTTCTTGCACGGTTCAGAGAGCACTTGTGTATGTGATGCAAGTGAACGTGTACAAAAAAGCTGTCGTCATTTTCGTTCTTCGTTCCGTCGTCGACCCTATCTATGTTTCTACGATGGCCCAAGAACACGCTTATTCTTCAGCCGTAGAGAGACTTTTGAATTGCGAGGTACCATTACGAGCTCAATATATACGAGTGTTATTCCGTGAAATAACTCGAATTTCAAATCATTCACTTGCTTCAACTACTCATGCTATGGATGTGGGAGCATCAACTCCGTTCCTGTGGGCTTCTGAGGAGCGGGAGAAATTGTTGGAATTCCATGAAAGAGTCCCGGGAGCGAGGATGCATGCCAGTTTCATACGACCAGGTGGAGTGGCACAAGATCTGCCTCTTGGCTTATGTCGAGATATTGATTCCTTCGCGCAACAATTTGCTTCTCGTATCGACGAATCAGAAGAGATGTTAACCGGCAACCGTATCTGGAAACAACGCTTAGTGGATATTGGTACTGTCACTGCACATCAAGCAAAGGATTGGGGATTCAGTGGTGTAATGTTAAGAGGTTCAGGGGTATGATGGGATTCGAGAAGAGCAACACCTTACGATGTTCATGACCAATCGAATCCTGACTTACCAGTAAGTACCAGAGGAGATCGCTATGATCGTTACTGTATCCGTAACGAAGAGATGCGCCAAAGTGTTCAGATCATTGTGCAATGTCCTAATCAAATGCCTAGTGGGATGATCAAAGACGGCGATCGTAATATATGTCCTCCATCACAAATTCGAATGAAACTATCCATGAAATCATTAATTCACCATTGCAAGCCTTATACATAAGGTTTTTCCGTACCAGCTCCTTCTACCTACACCGCGGCTGAAGCACCTAAAGGAGAATTTGGTGTCTTTCTGGTCAGTAATGGAAGCAATCGTCCCTACCTTTGTAAAATAAGAGCACATGGTTCTGCCCATTCACAAGGACTCGATTCTATGTCCAAACATCACATGCCAGCGGATGCGGTCACCATCATAGGTACTCAAGATATTGTGTCTTGAGAGGTAGATAGATAGGAAGAGGTAGACTAGTGCATCAGGCTCGATCAGGACCATAGATTTATTGTGATCCAAAAACCAAAAAGTAACCGACCAAAAGAATATAAGCCTCCTTTACCACTCCACTAGTGGCTCGGCTTGGTCTCGATCCCGTCTTTTATTATATATAAGCAAGCGAGTAAGTCAACAACCTTGCTTGTGAGAGTCAGTTCCTCCCTCACATGTAGGACATATGAGTTCTTTCAGACCTTCCTTGTGGGGGTTAGGACTCCTACGAGTGACCAGAAAAGTGTTCAGTGACTTAGAAATTAACGCGTAATAGTATGGATAAGCATAAATGCAAGCGCTAAACCAAGAAAGTTAGAGATTCTTTCGGGGCAAGCCGAAAGACGAGCGATCCTTTCTGTTCATGAGCAGTAAGAACAAAGGCGAGCGTTGATGCAGCAAGAGAAGAATTAGCTTCGTAATTGTTTATATAGTATCTTTCTTTAAGTACTAAGCAAGAGAAAAGCTTCTATCTGACCGAAGTAAAGTGGCGTTTTAGATCAGGAATAAATCGTACAATTGATAAGGAGTGCATTAGAGGGCAATGCAGTTCCAGGTTAGGTACTGAAGAGTGTCATATCTGGGCCTGGACATTAGGGTAGGTATTATAATTGAAAAAGGGAATCCATTGAAGCCGGTGGATCGAGCTAAAGTCAGTATCCTTTTCTTGGGGTAGGAAGGTTTTCCCAAAGGCGTTGCATTAGAGGCTACTTAAGTTCTATGCTGGGGAGGAAGAGGGAACCATCATGAAAAGATTATGCACGCGCAAACCATGGGGACAAAAGACTCTAAAGAGCGAAGGGGAAAGAAAGTTGTATGGGCTCCTGCACGTAGAAGAAAGAGTTTCCTTCCTGAACCCTAAAGTGGAAGTTCCCCAGAATAAGTATTAACTCATCCCGCTAGGACCTAATCTGTCAGACCGTCTTCTTTAGGGAGCATGAGCGACCCAAAAACAAGTTAAATTCTTTTATCTGTGAAATGGTCTGTGAACGGTACTGGCATCAAGACTAAAGAATCGAGAAGGGACAAGTCAAAGAAAAAGAGCATTAATCGCTGGGGGTATCTGCAATCTCGCGTACTAAAGTATAAGTCCTAAACCTGTGAAATTGTATTCTCATGGGGAAGTGCTTTCGCCGAAGAGGTATGAACTAATCCGCCCGATCTTGAGACAAATGAGATCAAATTTGTTAGCAGAAACGTCTAGAATGCAATTTTGAACTTAATAAAACGCGAGAAAGGGTAGGTCGATAGAAATACACTAGGGCCCCAATATTTTCCATGTATTCTTAGCCCTCTTCATCTGTCGATATGGGAAATCTTATAAGGAGAAGCTTGAGGGATGAAGATCTATAGGCAGGTATATATGCGTACTGAATATGTTTCGAGAAAGAGAGTAGGGTATAAGTTTTCTAGTAAGCTATATGTTCTCATTTTGAAATTAGGAAAAATAAGAATCATAAAGCATTGGGCTATGTGGAAACCTAATCACCTGGGCAAGCGCGTTATGGCAGGCTTAATTAGAACTTTTTTCGGTGATTGGTGAGCTCTGCTCCGGATCCCACTTTTCCACTTGCACCTGCTAACCGAGATGACGTTGTATTCTCTTCTCCAAGATCACCAAATACTGACCTATTTGATCAAGGTCTTCCTTATACAGCAGATTCTCATCCAATAGAATCCCAATTTGACCTAGTATCCCCAACTTCTTATTATATCAAGGAACTAGAAAATCAATCATCTGAGAGATCTTCGTTTTTTCCACCAGATCAACCATATTCAGTAAGTAGCTCTGACTAATCTACACTATCTCCACTAGCTAATCCTGGTCCACTTAGCCTAGGACAGCTTCTCTTTGAATCAAAACCACTTGACCTATCTTCTTTAGTATCTCCAGTATAACCTGTTATTTCAAGATCACTTACTACTGTTGAGGAATCAGCTGACCCATTATCTGTTCCAGGAAGCCAAGTAACAACACTTCTTCTAGCAAATGAACCACTATGTACACCAGTCCCAAATGTTGCATAACCTGGGTCTCTATAAGGGGCTTCCATACTACTAGATGTAATGTTACCCTTCGTTAGAAGTTATGCCACTTTGAGTGCCCACTATCTTTC encodes:
- the LOC113349193 gene encoding LOW QUALITY PROTEIN: uncharacterized protein LOC113349193 (The sequence of the model RefSeq protein was modified relative to this genomic sequence to represent the inferred CDS: deleted 2 bases in 1 codon; substituted 2 bases at 2 genomic stop codons), with the translated sequence MILEGSVTTSVFFKAGTGGRALLPSVANHSPVSRSSHSVLLCMRTSFPSATLRSHGSQSGGERAGNRYHEPSAPHIYSEASLVHRFHRMILSLGKDGVSVQLCFGCFAISNRPSSPSFPVHSLFRHTMTFRARPWGEERRGGNREEGSSHSLCPADHSDGISHSRPRLTAVRGCSCRYVSVLSGSLDPPLISFXDMLLSSPYLICHLVIYASLRVSTSEINGRLHSVTLRSPSEXSE